A window of Flammeovirga kamogawensis genomic DNA:
AAGAGAAAAAGCGGCACCTTCAAGATTCATATCACAAGTATCTATGTTGATAAATTTTGTCTTGCGATCGAAACGTAAATCAGAAGTTAATTCAAGATGCTTGTTAGGCCACAATATTTTTTCATCTTTTAGAATGCCAAGTAGTTCAACATTTACGAGTAAGTGATTCTTAATTTCATCTTTATTATAACCTAAAGAAGTAGTTATCTGATGTATTTGCATACCAGTACCCACTTCTGTTAATCCATTATAAGCCGTTATTTTGATATTTTTTAAAGTAAATTCATCTAATTGAAGGGCAAATGCTGGAGGAGCTTTTTTAGTAGTGTCAGCAGGTTCTTCTACTTTGGTTGTATCCGTAAGGTCTATTCCTAAAGCATTAATAATATTTACCGTACTATCTTTAAATGCTCTTAAATTTACTTCTCCATCTTCTAGTTTTATGGCACCAACATGTACGTTACCACCAAATAGTTTTACAATATTTATAGAAACAAAGAAATTACCAAGTGCGGCAATTGGTTTATCTTCCTCTTGTCTTAATGCTGATTTTTTCTCATGATAGACAATATCTTGAAGCTGTAATGTAAAATTGGGGAAGTCTTCAAAAGGAGCAATACCAATCTGACCAATCTGTAAATCGCCATTTTGTTCTTGATTAACTACCTCAATTACTTTTGCTTTAATTTTATCTCTATTGGCATAAAAAAGCAGTACAGCTAATAAAGAAATAAACACAATTGTGCCTATTAAATAACCAACTAGTTTTAATGCTTTTTTCCCGATTGGAGTTTGATCTTTCACGGTTTAATAAATTTTGTAGGGTTTATAGTTATTGTAGTAATAGAAACTGTTTTCCTCGTTTCAAATTCAATTTAATACCGATTTTAATTAGTTAAGTAGTAGATTGAGAAAAAAATGATTTAATTGATCTTTTTTTTATTTATGTAATACTTATTGTGTTTTTTTAAAGACTAAATAATAATTTGAGCACAGACTACACATATCAATCTTATACAGAAGATAAACAACCAAAATGGAATTGGAAATACGAATTATTAAAATTTTTAGGTAAATGTATACTCTTTTTCGTCTTAATTACTTTTCCATTTATTTTATTAATACGTACAAGTATTTTTTTATATCATTCTTATAATGTTCCAACTTGGTTAGGTTTAATAGGTGGAATGAGTGTGGTATCTATCTGTTTATTTCTCTATTTATTTGTAGGTTATAGCTTCTTCATTAAATCAGAAAAGTATAAATTTTCACACATAAGGGTAATGGGTATTGCTTCTTTTGTAGTTGTAATTGCCTATGTTGTATTTGCAGTTTTTTCTTTTAGCGGAAAAAATGCACAAACAAATAAAGTGAAAAGTGAATATGCAGATCTACACCCGTATTTAAAAATTAGCGTTAGGACATTGTTATTTTTTGATAAAAATGTTTTGATTACAAGTTTGTCTAGAGTGCCAGAAGACTATAACAGAATGGGATTACAAACAAAAAAAAGGTCTTTACATTACATACAGAATACAGGTTATACCCATGCAATGGATTTAAGAACAAAAGGAAGACCATTTTGGATGATTTGGATTGCTCAGATTTATTTTAATATTTTGGGGTTTAATGTAGTTAGACATACTGGAACAGCAGATCATTTACATATTTCAATATCAACATACGAAAGGCAAGGGTCTTGGTAAAATAAACAACTGTGGTAGCTAAAATATTCTTTTCATTACTAAACATAAAAAGAAAGCAATTTACAAGAGAGATGAAAAATTTAGGGTTCTTGAGAACTTTATTTTTAATGCTTCTTTTTGGTTTTCTTCAATTCTTAATTGCACAAGCAGAAGCAATACATATAGTTGTTATACTGGCGTTATTATTTACTTTAATTGCAGGAATGCATTCTTATAGAGGAGATGAAAAATTATTATTAAATCTTTTAGAGTTTCCAGTTGGGTATTATGTTTTTGAGTATGCAGTTATTATTGCTTTAGTATCTATCGGGGTTTTATTTTCTGCACAACCTCAATTCTGGTTTATAGGTATATTTCTAGGATCATTAATTTCTTTTTTACCTACTAAAATTGAAATTGATAATACTGGTTTTTCCATTCCATTACCATTTTCTAAAACAGCATTTGAATGGAAAGCGGGTATGAGAAATGGCGGAGTGTGGGGCTTAGTAATAGGCTTTGCAGTTACTTTTTTAGGCGTTTTACGTTTTGAATTATTGATTGTAGGCTTGTTTTTAATGAACCTTTCAATTGTAGGTTTTTTTAAATTCAATGAGCCAAGAGCATTACTATATGCTATATCAGATTCTCCTGTGGGGCTTTTAACACAGAAAATTCATACATCATTTAAAATTTATTTTATATTAAATGTGCCCTACTTATTAATAGGTTTAGTTTTTTATACATCACTGTTTTATATTTTAGTTTATCTATTTATTGTAACAGCAATTATAATTATGTTGGCCATCTTAATGAAGTATGCTTCTTATGAACCAGAAACTGCGTCATTTGCTAACTCAACATTACTAGGGTTTTATTATATATGTCTTTTTATTCCATTTTTACTACCAATACCTTTATTGGTAAGTATCAGAACCTGGAAAAGAGCCTCTAAACAATTATCTTTTTTTTACTAGATAAAAACAGCCATGCTAAAGCTTAATGATATATCGATTTCCTTTGGGGAAAAGCAAGTTCTTAAAAAGGTTTCTTTTGAAATCCAATCTGGAGAAATACTAGGTGTTTTAGGAAATAATGGTGTTGGTAAAACAACATTATTTGAAATTATTGCTCAGTGGAAAAGAAACTTTTCAGGAGAATTATTTTTAGAGGAGGAAAAACTACAGCGAAAAGATGTGGTGTATTTAGAAGCTAAACCTCAGTTTTATTCTAGAATAACAGGCAAAGAGCATCTTGATTTATTTAAAGTAAAGTATCCTAATTTTGATTACGAGGAATGGAATAAAGTTTTTCAACTGCCTTTAAATGATTTGGTAGATCATTATTCAACAGGAATGAAAAAGCGACTGGCGTTAATGATGTTACTTAGTTCTGACGCTCCTATTATTTTATTAGACGAACCTTTTATTGGTTTGGATGTTGAAGCATCTTTTGATTTAGACAAAATTATTTTATCACTCAAAGAAAAAGGAAAGATTATTTTAATTGCTTCTCATACAATCAGCTCTTTACAAAAGTTATGCGATAGTATTTATCATTTTGCAAATGGAGAAATTGCAAATGTTTTTCATAAAGATGCTTTTGATACATTAGATAATTATGCTGAAGATTTTTTTAAAAATGATCATCAAAAAACATTAGATAAACTTTTATAGTATTTCTATATTGGTTTTGAGTTTAAATTCACCTATTATATAATAAGTGAATCATCATATTTGTATTAGCTATTGACAATGACCATAATTATTTACATCTTGTAAATCAATATAGTATGCATGCATACCATTATTAACCAACTCAACACCAATAAATAGCACTATGGAAAAAATTTCCACACCACTAACCGAGATGTTAGGTATAAAATACCCTATCATTATGGCTCCAATGTTTCTTGTATCCACTGCCGAAATGCTTATTGCAGCGGCAGAAAGTGGTATAACAGGAGCAGTTCCAGCCTTAAACTACCGTACAGATAAAGAATTTAGAGCAGCAATACAACAAATTAGAAAAGGAACCAAAGGTCCGTTTGGTGTAAATTTGATTGCTAATAAATCAAATGTACGCATGATGGAACAACTCAATACATGTGTTGAACTTAGAGTAGATTATATCATTACATCTTTAGGTTCTCCTAGAAAAATTATAGAAAAATGTAAGCCTGTGGGTATAAAAGTTTTCTGTGATGTTGTGGATATTAAATATGCAAAAATTGTAGAAGAGTTAGGGGCAGATGCAGTAATTGCTGTAAATAAAGAAGCAGGAGGACATGCAGGCCCTACACCGGCTAGCGAATTAATTCCATCTTTGGTAGAGGCTTGCACAATACCTGTAATTTCTGCAGGAGGTGTAGGTAATGGAAACCAAATGAAAAATAAATTGGATTTAGGTGCTGTAGGTATCTCAATGGGTAGTCCATTTATTGCAACAAATGAAGGTGGTGTTAATGATGCTTACAAGCAAGCCTGTGTAGATTATGGAGCAAAAGACATTGTAATGACCACAAAACTTTCGGGAACACCCTGTACGGTAATAAACACACCTTACATGAAGGAAATCGGAACTAAACAAAATTGGTTAGAGTCGTTATTGAATAAAAATAAGACATTAAAGAAGTTTGCTAAAATGCTGACTTTCTATAAAGGCATGAAAATGTTAGAAAAATCTGCTTTTGGTGCTACCTATAAATCTGTTTGGTGTGCAGGACCTTCTATTGAATATGTAAAATCCATTCGTTCAGTAAAAGAAGTTGTAGATTCTTTAATTGAAGAATACCATGCAGAGAACGAAAAAATAGAAATAAAGAACTAAGAAATTCTTTTCCGTTATATTAAAATACTGAGCCTGTCAATTTGATAGGCTCTTTTTATATTATCACTTTACTGATAAAAAAGTAAAAATCAATACTTAACTTTTTTATACTTACTTAATTCATAACTCTAAACTCTTTATCTTGCATTAGAATAGGATGCAAACAAATATCATGAGTAGAAATATAATTATTATTGGTGCGATTTTTTGTGCTTTAGCAGTAGGTATTGGTGCATTTGGAGCACACGGGTTAAAGTCAGTTTTATTAGAAAATGGAAGATTAGAAACTTTTGAAACAGGTGTGAAATATCACTTCTATCATGGTTTAGGCTTACTTATATTAGGTGCTTTAGCTCAGCAAATAGATAAAGGTTGGTTAAAATGGGCTGCAGTTTTTATGGTTGCAGGCATTTTTATCTTCTCAGGTAGTTTGTATATTCTATCAATAACTGGAATTACATGGTTAGGAGCTATAACTCCAATTGGAGGAGTTGGCTTTATTGCCGCATGGATTGCTTTGGCTTGTGGTGTGAAAAAAGAAAGTAATTAAGCAGAATATGGAGAAAGTGTGGAAAATTTTACCCAAGGCTAATCAAGATCACGTTAAGGAGTTATTAAAACAACCTAATGTTCCCAAAATAATAGCAGAATTACTAGTGCAAAGAGGGGTAACAACAATTCCAAAAGCAAGAGATTATTTTCGCCCAACATTAGAAAAACTGTACGATCCTTTCTTAATGAAAGATATGGATATTGCTGTAGCTAGGTTAACACTAGCAATTGAACATGGCGAAAGAATATTGTTTTTTGGGGACTATGATGTTGATGGAACTTCTGCGGTAGCATTATTTATGCACTTTTTTAGAGAGGTATATGATAACATTGATTTTTATATACCAGATAAGTATACAGAAGGATATGGTGTGTCTTTAAGAGGAGTAGAGTATGCAGCACAAACCAATTGCCAACTAATAATATCTCTAGATTGTGGTATTATGAGTCATGAAGCAATTGAGGAATCTATTCATAGAAATATTGATTTTATTGTTTGTGATCATCATCAATTAGGAGATACTATTCCAAAAGCCACAGCGGTGCTCAACCCTCAACGTCCAGATTGTAATTATCCTTTTAAAGGTTTATCAGGATGCGGAGTAGGATTTAAGTTTTTGCAAGGGTTTTGTCAAAAACATGGTATAGACCCAACACCTTTATGGCAACATTTAGATTTAGTGGTTTTAGGTACTGCTTGTGATGTAGTACCTATGACAGACGAAAATAGAGTGATTGCAAATGAAGGAATTAAGTATTTAAGAAAGTCTACAAAACCAGGAATAGTAGCCTTATTTAAAGTACTGAATAGGGAACAGTCTGAAATTCAAGTGCAAGATTTAGGATATACTTTTGGTCCAATAATTAATGCTGCGGGTAGAATTGCTCATGCTCAAATTTCAGCAGAGCTACTATCTACTATAGATAATAAAGAAGCGAAAGAATTAGCAGAAGAATTAAATCGTCTTAATCAATTAAGAAAAAATTACGATCGCACAAATACAGAAGAAGCACTAGTAATGGCAGAGGAAAACAAATCTGCACCGGCTTTAGTATTATATAATGAGAGCTGGCATAAAGGAGTATTAGGAATAGTTGCTTCTAGATGTGCAGAAAAATTTGGGAAGCCTACAGTAGCACTAACTTTATCAAGAGATGAAGTGACAGGATCTGCAAGAGCAATTGCTAATTTTGATATACATAAAGCTCTTACTGCAAGTGCAGAATTTCTAGATCAGTTTGGGGGACATACTTCAGCGGCAGGTTTGTCACTCAAAAAAGAAAATTTGTCAGCTTTTACAGATAAATTTGAAGCAGAAGTAAAGAATTTGACAAATGGAAAGAATTTTGTTTCTGAGCTTAATGTTGATTTGGAAATTGATCTAGCAGACTTAGATCTTGCTTCAGCAACAATAATAAATAAGATGAGCCCTTTTGGACATGAAAATCCATTACCTCTTTTTATAGCTAAGAATGTGAAAGTAGCCACTACACCCAGAGTATTAAAAGATAAACATTTAAAAATGCAGGTCTTTCAAGAAGAAGGTGATCAAAAGATTGATGCAATAGCTTTTAATCAAGCTGACCAATTGGATGTAGTGATGGAGGGATTTTTTGATATTTTATTCCGTTTGGATATAAATGAGTATCGTGGAAATAAAACACTCCAATTAAATATAAAAGAAATTAGTACTTCTAAAAAGTAGTACATAACAACCTTGAAAATATACGAATGGGACAAAATTTAACGCCGTACGTCAAAATTATTTTATTAATTAATCTAGCAATTTTTGCATTGTGTAACCTTACAAGTTTACCAATTGTAGATTTATTAGGTTACCACAATATTAACTCAGAATATTTTCAGGTGTACCAACCAATAACATACATGTTTGTGCACGAAAGTTTTGCTCATATTTTTGGTAATATGTTTGCACTTTTTGTGTTTGGACCAATGTTAGAAAATGTACTAGGTTCTAAAAAGTTCCTTATTCTATACATGGTTACTGGTATTGGTGGAGGTGCTTTATATGGTATTACCAATTATGTAGAAGTACATAATATGGCAGTATCTGCAGAGCAATTTATTACTGATCAAACACCTGTAAACTTTTTAGCATTTTGTCAAGATCATGCTTCTCAATTTTTAGAGCACAGTCAAGATTTATACAATTTTGCTGAAAGTACATTTCCTGCTGATCCTAATAACCCAGGTTTACAAACAGAAGCAGTAGAGTTTGTTAGAAAGTTGACAATAACAAGGATGAATATCCCAATGATTGGTGCATCAGGTGCAATTTTCGGTATCCTCTTTACTTTTGCATTTTTATTTCCAAATCTAAAATTGATGTTACTGTTTCCTCCAATTCCGATTAGAGCGAAATACCTTGTAGGTCTTTATATTTTATATGAAACATATGAGCTTTGGAATCAAAATCCAGCAGATAACGTAGCTCACTTAGCCCATTTAGGAGGAGCATTATTTGCCTACTTCTTAATGAAACATTGGAAATATAAGAGCTATCAATAGGAGATAATTAAGTGAAGTGAATATCAATTCCAAATTGTGAAAATAGATATTCATCTATCTAATAATAAAATGTACATATTAGGTTTTTACGTCATTTCAATTTTTAATAGTAGTTGATTTTATGTAAATTAAGTAAACCTAATACAGACCTATATCAGAGTAACAGGCTTTTAAAGTTACTCATTGAACCATTACTTTTCTTTATATGAACAGTTTTATCTCTGATTTAAAATATACATGGAATAAGCCAGGAAGTGGACTTTTAAGACTTATCATTATTAATGTAGTTGTTTATGTATGTATGAGTATTCTGATGCTTGTGTTAAAGTTATCAGGGTTTCAAGATTTTTATAATTTATACATTTTTGATAATGTAGCCTTACCTCCAAGTATTTACGCTGTGGCACATAAACCATGGACGTTAATAACTTATTTTTTCGTTCATAGTATGAGCGATTTTTTCCACATATTATTCAATATGTTGGTAATGTATTGGTTTGGAGTAATTTTTACAGAGTTCTTAGGAGATAAAAAATTAGTAGCACTTTACTTTTTAGGTGGTATTGCAGGTGGGTTAGCTTACATTTTTATGTTTAATGTTGTTCCTTTTTATAAAGAACAAGCAGATATGGTAAGCGGTTTAATTGGAGCATCTGCTTGTGTTTATGCCATTGTTGTAGGTGCAGCCACTATTGCTCCTGAGTATAAAATAAACTTATTATTTGTTGGCCCAGTTAGAATAAAGTACTTAGCAGCTGTCTATATATTTTTATCACTTATTCAATCTGCTGGTTCTAATGCAGGCGGAGAAATTGCCCATCTAGGTGGAGCATTAATGGGATTTGGATATGTAGCGTTGTTAAAGAAAGGTACAGACCTTGGTAAGCCCATGTATGCCGTATCAAATTTCTTCGGTAACATTATGAACTCTAAGAGAAAATTAAAAGTTGTTCGTGGAGGTAAAAAAGGAAAAGCTGCAGCTAAAGCAGAGAAAAATGTTCCTCATCAACCATCACAAGATAGCATAGATGAAATTTTAGATAAAATATCTGTAAAAGGTTACGAAGGACTTACGCAAGAAGAAAAGGAGATTCTCTTTAAAGCAAGTCAACGTAAACATTAAAAGAGTAGTGTTTATGTCTAAATTTTATTAATATTGTAATGAAATTCATTAAAAGTCATTTCTTTTATAAAAGAATGACTTTTTTTTTGAAATATATTAAAGTTGCGACTGTAACATTTTTTTTAGTTTCGATATATTGGAACTGTCTATAGATCAGTAATTATGGATAAGACGATTTTAGATAAATATGAGTTAGTAATTGGTTTAGAGGTACACTCTCAATTACAAACTAAAAGTAAAATTTTTGCATCAGATCCGACAACATACGGTCAGGATCCAAATGTAAATATTAGTGCAATAACATTGGCTTTGCCTGGTACTTTACCAAAAGTGAATAAATCTGTTTTAGAGTATTCTATTAAAATGGGTTTAGCTTGTAATTGCTCTATTTCTGAATATCAATTCTTTGATCGTAAAAATTATTTTTATCCAGACTTACCAAAAGGTTACCAAACAACTCAAGATAAAACACCAATATGTGTTGGTGGACATGTTGATGTTGTATCTAAAAAAGGAGATGAATTTCGTGTTATTCTAAACAGAATTCACATGGAAGAGGATGCTGGTAAATCTACCCATTTAGATGGTGCTCCAGATACTTTAGTAGATCTAAACCGTGCAGGAGTTCCGTTAATGGAGATTGTTACAGAACCTTGTATTCATGACTCTGCAGTTGCAGCAGCTTTTGTAGGAGAAATCAGAAAAATTGTTCGTTACCTAGATATATCTGATGGTAACATGGAAGAGGGGTCATTACGTTGTGATGCCAATGTGTCTGTCCGTTTAAAAGGAGAAACTAAATTGGGAGAGAAGTGTGAAATTAAAAACATGAACTCTATGCGTAATATCCAGAAAGCAATTGATTATGAGATGAAACGTCAGATTAAATTAATTGAAGCTGGAGAGCCTATTTTATCAGAAACAAGAACTTTTAATGTTGATACAGGAAAAACGTATGGAATGCGTTCTAAGGAAACATTAAATGATTATAGATATTTCCCTTGTCCAGATTTACCTCCTATGATTGTTAAACAAGAGTGGGTGGATAAATTGAAAGCAGAAATGCCAAGTTTACCAGCAGAACTGATAAAGAAATTTATTTCTGATTATAAATTACCAGAATATGATGCAGAGCAATTAACAGAGTCGAAAGAAACGGCAATGTATTTTGAAGCATTATGTAATGATACTAAAAATTATAAAGTTGCATCAAACTGGATGATGGGACCTCTTAAATCATTATTAAATGAGACAGGTGGTACATTTGAAACGTTAACTGTTCGTCCAAATCAAGTGGCAGATACAATTGCTTTAGTAGATGATAAGAAAATTAGTAATGCAGCAGCAACGCAACAATTACTAAAAGCATTATCAGAAAAAGAGGGAGTATCAGCAGAAGAATTAGCGAAAGAGTTAGACCTAATTCAAGATAGTGGAGATGACTTCTTAGTGCCTTTGATTCAACAAGCAATAGATAAATTCCCAGATAAAGCAGCAGCTTATAAAAAAGGGAAAAAGAACTTAATAGGCTTATTTATGGGCGAAGTAATGAAATTGGCAAAAGGTAAAGCTGATCCTCAAAAGACAAATCAATTATTGAGAGAAGCTTTAGAAAAGTAAAGATCTGTGTATATTGCATGTATTACGGAAATAAGTAAACAAACAATAGTGAAAACAGTAAAACATATTTTTATTCTTCTTCTTACAATTTTTGCTGTAAGTTGCGGAGTATCAGAGGAAGGTGATGGATCTTATCCTGCCAAAGTAAAAATATCGGGTAAGTTAAATGATTTACCAGATGGTACTAAAGTTGTTTTATATACAATACAACGTGTTGGCGGTAAGAAAAATGTTGCCGAAACAACAACAGATGCTTCAGGTAAGTTTACTTTAAAGTATACAGTTCCAAAAATTGGTTTGTATACTTTGAATATTGGAAATCAAGCCGAAGAATTATTAGTTTTAGAAGGAAAGGATTTAACCGTAGCAAATGCTAAAGTAGGTTATAAAATTTCTGGATCGAAAGAAAATGAGCAATTAACAGAACTTAAGCAGATGTATGATAAATACTCTGAAAAAGGGAATGTTTTGCAACAGGAATATGCATCTTCTGAAAATAAAGAAGAAGTATTGAAAAAGTTTCAAGCACTACAAACTGAACAAAAAGTAGCAGTAGAAGAAATGCTTGGTAAGTTAAATGGTGCATATGTATCATTAGTGGCTTTAAATTTTATTCAAGATAAAGATGGTAGTTTTGATGCTATCTCAAAATCAATTGAAAAGTTAGAGCAAAACTTTCCTCAAGATAGTTTAGTAATGGAAGTTGCTAAAGCTTATAATGCTAAAAAGGCAACTGTAGTAGGCGCTGAAGCTATAGATATCTCTTTACCATCTCCAGAAGGAAAAACAGTTACATTGTCTTCTCTTAGAGGAAAATATGTAATGATTGATTTTTGGGCATCTTGGTGTAGACCTTGTAGAATGGAAAACCCTAATGTATTAAGAGCTTACAACCATTATAAATCTAAAGGTTTTGAGGTATACGGTGTTTCTATTGATAGAGATACGGAAGCATGGAAACAAGCAATTGAACAAGATCATATTACATGGTCTCAAGTTCATGATGCAGGTGGAGTTGTTGCAGCTGAATATGGTGTTGAAGGTATTCCTTTCACACTGTTATTAGATAAAGAAGGAAAAATTATAGCTAAAAATCTTAGAGGAGACGATCTAGATAAGAAATTAGCTGAATTGCTAGGTAAGTAATTTTACTTAAAAAGTAAGTGGAAAGGTGTACTAATTTTGAATTAGTACACCTTTTTATTTTTAATTATTCTCTAACTACGTAGTTTTGCAAAAGATGAAATTTGTAGTAAAGTATTGACTTCACTAATAAATCATCTGATAAATATTAAAAATGACCTCTTTAATTTAAAAAAATAGGCCTATTTATTATTTTTTTGACAAAATCGATGATTTTCAGCCCTTTTTGTTTAAAAAGAATATAGATTACTCTTATTTTTGTTTAAAGTCAGTAAATTTTTATAAATAGCACTGATTTTTGTCACTAATTGAAATTTTTACTAAACGACACGCATATGGCTTTTGACATTG
This region includes:
- a CDS encoding NAD(P)H-dependent flavin oxidoreductase encodes the protein MEKISTPLTEMLGIKYPIIMAPMFLVSTAEMLIAAAESGITGAVPALNYRTDKEFRAAIQQIRKGTKGPFGVNLIANKSNVRMMEQLNTCVELRVDYIITSLGSPRKIIEKCKPVGIKVFCDVVDIKYAKIVEELGADAVIAVNKEAGGHAGPTPASELIPSLVEACTIPVISAGGVGNGNQMKNKLDLGAVGISMGSPFIATNEGGVNDAYKQACVDYGAKDIVMTTKLSGTPCTVINTPYMKEIGTKQNWLESLLNKNKTLKKFAKMLTFYKGMKMLEKSAFGATYKSVWCAGPSIEYVKSIRSVKEVVDSLIEEYHAENEKIEIKN
- a CDS encoding TlpA disulfide reductase family protein: MKTVKHIFILLLTIFAVSCGVSEEGDGSYPAKVKISGKLNDLPDGTKVVLYTIQRVGGKKNVAETTTDASGKFTLKYTVPKIGLYTLNIGNQAEELLVLEGKDLTVANAKVGYKISGSKENEQLTELKQMYDKYSEKGNVLQQEYASSENKEEVLKKFQALQTEQKVAVEEMLGKLNGAYVSLVALNFIQDKDGSFDAISKSIEKLEQNFPQDSLVMEVAKAYNAKKATVVGAEAIDISLPSPEGKTVTLSSLRGKYVMIDFWASWCRPCRMENPNVLRAYNHYKSKGFEVYGVSIDRDTEAWKQAIEQDHITWSQVHDAGGVVAAEYGVEGIPFTLLLDKEGKIIAKNLRGDDLDKKLAELLGK
- the gatB gene encoding Asp-tRNA(Asn)/Glu-tRNA(Gln) amidotransferase subunit GatB, translated to MDKTILDKYELVIGLEVHSQLQTKSKIFASDPTTYGQDPNVNISAITLALPGTLPKVNKSVLEYSIKMGLACNCSISEYQFFDRKNYFYPDLPKGYQTTQDKTPICVGGHVDVVSKKGDEFRVILNRIHMEEDAGKSTHLDGAPDTLVDLNRAGVPLMEIVTEPCIHDSAVAAAFVGEIRKIVRYLDISDGNMEEGSLRCDANVSVRLKGETKLGEKCEIKNMNSMRNIQKAIDYEMKRQIKLIEAGEPILSETRTFNVDTGKTYGMRSKETLNDYRYFPCPDLPPMIVKQEWVDKLKAEMPSLPAELIKKFISDYKLPEYDAEQLTESKETAMYFEALCNDTKNYKVASNWMMGPLKSLLNETGGTFETLTVRPNQVADTIALVDDKKISNAAATQQLLKALSEKEGVSAEELAKELDLIQDSGDDFLVPLIQQAIDKFPDKAAAYKKGKKNLIGLFMGEVMKLAKGKADPQKTNQLLREALEK
- a CDS encoding rhomboid family intramembrane serine protease gives rise to the protein MNSFISDLKYTWNKPGSGLLRLIIINVVVYVCMSILMLVLKLSGFQDFYNLYIFDNVALPPSIYAVAHKPWTLITYFFVHSMSDFFHILFNMLVMYWFGVIFTEFLGDKKLVALYFLGGIAGGLAYIFMFNVVPFYKEQADMVSGLIGASACVYAIVVGAATIAPEYKINLLFVGPVRIKYLAAVYIFLSLIQSAGSNAGGEIAHLGGALMGFGYVALLKKGTDLGKPMYAVSNFFGNIMNSKRKLKVVRGGKKGKAAAKAEKNVPHQPSQDSIDEILDKISVKGYEGLTQEEKEILFKASQRKH
- a CDS encoding rhomboid family intramembrane serine protease, coding for MGQNLTPYVKIILLINLAIFALCNLTSLPIVDLLGYHNINSEYFQVYQPITYMFVHESFAHIFGNMFALFVFGPMLENVLGSKKFLILYMVTGIGGGALYGITNYVEVHNMAVSAEQFITDQTPVNFLAFCQDHASQFLEHSQDLYNFAESTFPADPNNPGLQTEAVEFVRKLTITRMNIPMIGASGAIFGILFTFAFLFPNLKLMLLFPPIPIRAKYLVGLYILYETYELWNQNPADNVAHLAHLGGALFAYFLMKHWKYKSYQ
- a CDS encoding DUF423 domain-containing protein, with protein sequence MSRNIIIIGAIFCALAVGIGAFGAHGLKSVLLENGRLETFETGVKYHFYHGLGLLILGALAQQIDKGWLKWAAVFMVAGIFIFSGSLYILSITGITWLGAITPIGGVGFIAAWIALACGVKKESN
- a CDS encoding ATP-binding cassette domain-containing protein, whose translation is MLKLNDISISFGEKQVLKKVSFEIQSGEILGVLGNNGVGKTTLFEIIAQWKRNFSGELFLEEEKLQRKDVVYLEAKPQFYSRITGKEHLDLFKVKYPNFDYEEWNKVFQLPLNDLVDHYSTGMKKRLALMMLLSSDAPIILLDEPFIGLDVEASFDLDKIILSLKEKGKIILIASHTISSLQKLCDSIYHFANGEIANVFHKDAFDTLDNYAEDFFKNDHQKTLDKLL
- the recJ gene encoding single-stranded-DNA-specific exonuclease RecJ, which translates into the protein MEKVWKILPKANQDHVKELLKQPNVPKIIAELLVQRGVTTIPKARDYFRPTLEKLYDPFLMKDMDIAVARLTLAIEHGERILFFGDYDVDGTSAVALFMHFFREVYDNIDFYIPDKYTEGYGVSLRGVEYAAQTNCQLIISLDCGIMSHEAIEESIHRNIDFIVCDHHQLGDTIPKATAVLNPQRPDCNYPFKGLSGCGVGFKFLQGFCQKHGIDPTPLWQHLDLVVLGTACDVVPMTDENRVIANEGIKYLRKSTKPGIVALFKVLNREQSEIQVQDLGYTFGPIINAAGRIAHAQISAELLSTIDNKEAKELAEELNRLNQLRKNYDRTNTEEALVMAEENKSAPALVLYNESWHKGVLGIVASRCAEKFGKPTVALTLSRDEVTGSARAIANFDIHKALTASAEFLDQFGGHTSAAGLSLKKENLSAFTDKFEAEVKNLTNGKNFVSELNVDLEIDLADLDLASATIINKMSPFGHENPLPLFIAKNVKVATTPRVLKDKHLKMQVFQEEGDQKIDAIAFNQADQLDVVMEGFFDILFRLDINEYRGNKTLQLNIKEISTSKK